The Pannonibacter sp. XCT-53 genomic interval GTTCCGCACCCAGGAAAGCCTCGAGCAGGGCTGCAAGCGCCTGTCGGCGATCTGGGGCGAAATGGCCGACATCAAGGTCAGCGACCGGTCGATGATCTGGAACTCGGACCTTGTCGAGACCCTCGAGCTGCAGAACCTGATGGCCAATGCCATCACCACGGTCTACGGCGCCGAGGCCCGCAAGGAAAGCCGTGGTGCCCACGCCCGCGAGGACTACAAGGATGGTCCGCTGGGCGGCCGCGACGACGAGAACTGGCGCAAGCACACGCTGGCCTGGGTCGACGAGGCCGGCAAGGTGACGCTTGACTACCGTCCGGTGATCACCGAGCCGCTGACGCCCTATGAGCAGGGCGGCATCGACCCGAAGAAGATCGCCCCGAAGGCGCGCGTCTACTGAGGATCGGCCATGGCATCCGCGCTCGCCCGGCCCGACATCACCTCGCCCTTCGGCACCTACCGTGCCGAGGGACTGGTGAAGTTTGCCTGGGCGCTCGCGGATCGGCATGACCTGTCCGCAACCCTGCGCAAGATGATCCGTGCACGTGTCGCCCGGGTCTTTGCGGGGCCCTATGACGCGGTGGTGGAAGGCCTGCGGTTCCGTCTCTATCCGGGCGCCAACTACGACGACCGCAAGATGATGGCCAAGGGCCGGCTGCCGGAACAGGCGGAACACCGCCTGATCGCACCGCTGCTGCGCCCTGGCTGCGTCTTCGTCGACGTCGGCGCCAACATCGGCACCTACAGCCTGTTCGCCGCCGCCTGCGGCGCGGAGGTGCTGGCGGTGGAGGCCAGCCCGGACACCGCCGACAAGCTGGCCTTCAACCTCGCAGCCAACGACGCTGCGGGCGTCCGGCTGGTGCGCACGGCGGTCGGGGCCGAGGCGGGCGAGCTGTCCCTGTGGCGCGAGCCGTCGAACGCCGGCTTTGCCACGCTTGTCGAGGACCTGACCCGCGGCGAATGGGCCGGCAACTGGAGCGCCTTCCGCGTTCCGGTGCGCCCCCTGGCCGATGTGGTGACGGAAGCGGGCCTGACCGGCATCGACGTTCTGAAGATCGACGTGGAGGGGTTCGAGGACCGGGTCCTCGTGCCCTATCTCACGACCACAAGCCGGAGCCTCTGGCCCCGTGCCATCCTGATTGAAACAAACTGCCGGCCGCATTGGACCGAGGACTGCCTGAGCCTGCTCACGCACCTCGGCTATGAACAGGCCGGCGAAACCAGAGACAACATCCTGTTCAGCCTGAAGGACTGACGGGGAACCCTTTGGCCCGGACATCCATCCGGTGCCGTAACGCGGAGCGACGAGAATGGTTCAGCTGACGCTTCCCAAGAACTCCAAGGTGACCGAGGGCAAGGTCTGGGACAAGCCGAAGGGCGCCACCAACCTGCGCGAATACCGGATCTACCGCTGGAGCCCGGATGACGGCCGCAACCCGCGCGTGGACACCTATTTCGTCGATCTCGACGATTGCGGTCCGATGATCCTGGACGGGCTCATCTACATCAAGAACAAGATCGACCCGACGCTGACCTTCCGCCGCTCGTGCCGCGAGGGCATCTGCGGCTCCTGCGCGATGAACATCGACGGCACCAACACCCTCGCCTGCACCAAGGGCATGGACGAGGTGGGCAAGGGCGCGATCGCGATCTACCCGCTGCCGCACATGCCGGTGATCAAGGACCTGGTTCCGGACCTGACCCGCTTCTACGCCCAGCACCGCTCGATCGAGCCCTGGCTGAAGACCGTGTCGCCGGCGCCGGAAAAGGAATGGCGCCAGAGCCACGAGGACCGCGCCAAGCTGGATGGCCTCTATGAGTGCATCCTCTGCGCCTGCTGCTCGACCTCCTGCCCGTCCTACTGGTGGAACGGCGACCGTTACCTCGGCCCCGCCGTGCTGCTGCAGGCCTATCGCTGGCTGATCGACAGCCGCGACGAAGCCAAGGGCGAGCGCCTCGACAACCTCGAGGATCCGTTCCGCCTGTACCGCTGCCACACGATCATGAACTGCGCCCAGGCCTGCCCCAAGGGCCTGAACCCGGCCAAGGCCATCGCAGAGATCAAGAAGATGCTGGTCGAGCGTCGCGTCTGACCGCCAGCACGAAGGAAGGACCGGTATCTTGCAGGATGCCGTCGTCGCCGAGATCCGTTCGCGGCTGGAACAACTGGCCCGCCGCGAACGGGTGACCATCGCCTTCGCCATCGAAAGCGGCAGCCGGGCCTGGGGCTTTCCCTCGCCCGACAGCGACTATGACTGCCGCTTCGTGTTTGTCCGGCCGCTTGCCGAGACCTACACCCTGTTTCCCGCACGCGACGTGCTCGAGGAGCCGCTGACCGAGGTCTTCGACATCAACGGCTGGGAATTGTCAAAAGCCATCCGCCTGCTGCTGAAGGGCAACGCGGTCATCCTGGAGTGGCTGAACTCGCCGCATGCCTACGGGGAGGTCCCCGGGTTCCGCGACGCCATGCTGGCGCTCGCCGGTCAGGTTGGCGACCGCAACCTGATCGGCCGGCACTATTACTACCTGTGCCGCGAGCATGTCGGCCGCTGCTTCAGGGACCCGGAGACGACCGCGCTCAAGAAGCTGTTCTATCTGCTGCGTCCGCTCTTCGCCGTGCAGTGGCTCGACGCGCATCCGGATGCGGTCTACCCGCCGATGAACTTTCATGCGCTGCGGGCCGGCATCGATATCCCCGCCGCCGTGACCGACGAGATCGACACGCTGCTCGCCCGCAAGGCCGAGACCCGGGAACTGGGTGAGGGCCGCATTCCGCCGGTGCTGGCGAGCTACGCACTTCAGGCCTATGACCGGGCCGGGCACTGGCGACGCGCCGTTGCCGTCGATCAGGAGCGGCAGGTGCTGGCGGACCGCTTCTGGCGGGAGTGGACGGAACGCCTCGCGCCGTCCGGACTGGCCGTCCGGCCCGCCCGGGCCGACTGATCCCCGTCCCGCACCGCATCCCCCGACGCGCCGTCGCCGCTGACCGGGGCCCCCGTTGAGGCGCCCCGGCCGGGTGCGTGTCCGCCGCGCTTACTCCAGCCCCTCGAACAGGGCCGTCGAGAGATAGCGCTCGGCGAAGGACGGGATGATCACCACGATCGTCTTGCCGGCGAGCTCGTCGCGCTGGCCGACCTTGATCGCCGCCGTCAGCGCCGCACCGGACGAGATGCCGACCGGAACGCCTTCGATGCGCGCGACCTCGCGGGCCGTGGCAAAGGCCTCGTCATTGCTGACCTTGACGATCTCGTCGAAGACCGACGTGTCCAGCACGCCCGGGACGAAACCGGCGCCGATGCCCTGGATCTTGTGCGGGCCGGGGTTGCCACCCGACAGGACCGGGCTGTCGGCCGGCTCGACGGCCACCACATGCAGGCCCGGCTTGCGCGCCTTGAGCACCTGGCTGACACCCGTGATGGTGCCGCCCGTGCCGATGCCCGACACGAAGACGTCGACGCCGCCGTCGGTGTCGTTCCAGATCTCCTCGGCCGTGGTGCGGCGATGGATCTCCGGATTGGCGGCATTCTCGAACTGCTGCGGCATGACGGCACCGGGGATCTCGTCGACGAGTTCCTGCGCCCGGGCAATGGCGCCCTTCATGCCCTTCGGGCCCTCGGTCAGCTCGAGTTCCGCGCCGAGGATCTTGAACATCTTGCGCCGCTCGACCGACATGGTCTCGGGCATGACGAGGATCAGGCGATACCCCTTGGCGGCCGCGACGAAGGCGAGGGCGATGCCGGTGTTGCCGGAGGTCGGCTCGACCAGCGTGGTCTTGCCGGGCTGGATCCGGCCATCGGCTTCCATCGCCTCGATCATGGCGACGCCGATGCGGTCCTTGACGCTGGAGATCGGGTTGAAGAACTCGAGCTTGGCCAGAAGGTTGGCCTTTACACCATGCTTCTTGGCGAGGCGGTCGAGGCGCACGATCGGCGTGTCGCCGATGGTTTCGGTGATCGAGCCATAGATCCGGCCGCGACCGGGCTTCCTGTCGGTCATCATAGTCTCCTGATGCGGGCTGCGTGGCACCGGACATCCGGCAGGCGGCGTCTCCGCCAGCAGCTCAAGCGCTATGATCCAAGCCTAGGCCCGTCGGCGAGGCAAGACGAGATGCGGCATTTCCAAACCGGGAAACCCGGGAAAATGTTTATCCAGCCGGGGCCTGTCGCGGCGAATGGCTTGCCTGTCGCCGCGCGGACCCGGGATCGCACCAGCACCTGTATCGGCACCGGTATCGGCACCGGTACCGGCATCAGTCAGGCCGTTCCGGTCGAGCCGAACCCGCCCGCCCCGCGCGCGGTCGCCTCCAGGCTGTCGACGTCCACCAGCACCGCCTGCTGCACGGGGGCAATCAGCATCTGCGCGATGCGCATGCCGCGGCTGATCGTGAAGGGATCGTGGCCGAGGTTGATCAGGATGACCTTCACCTCGCCCCTGTAGTCGGCGTCGATGGTGCCGGGCGTGTTGAGCACGGTGACACCATTCTTGGCCGCGAGACCCGAACGCGGTCGCACCTGGCCTTCAAAACCCCGCGGGATCGCCATGGAGAGGCCTGTCGGCACGAGGGCGCGTGCCCCCGGCGCAAGAACGAGATCGCTTTCCACGGCCGCCTGAAGGTCGAATCCGGCCGCATCCGCGCTCTGGTACGCGGGCAGGGGAAGGTCGGCGGCATGGGTCAGGCGCTGGATCTGAACCGTCACGGTCATCGGAAACTCCGGTCTAGCAGGAAGCGCCTTGCTGGCAGGTCTGGCGCGCCGAGGCAAGACCGTTCTTCTGTTTCCATTTCGTGAACGAACTGTCGGAACCAAGGCGGCTTTATTCACGCGCTGACGAGGATTAGGCTCTCCGGCATGTTCGTCAGCTTGTGAGGCTCGCCATGACCGCGACCCAACCCGCCCTGTTCCTTGCCCATGGATCGCCGATGCTGGCGATCGAGGACAGCGCCGCGCACCGGTTCCTCAGGACCCTCGGCAGCAGCCTGCCGCGCCCGAAGGCCATCGTCATCCTGTCGCCGCACTGGGAAACCGAGGGGCTGCGGGTGTCGGCGCCGGGACATCTGCGCACGATCCACGACTTCGGCGGCTTCCCGCGCGCCCTGTTCGAGATCCGCTATCCGGCGGAAGCGCCCGAGACGCTGGTGGACGCGGTGATGGCGCGGCTGGGCGACGCCGGGATTGCCGCCAGCGTCGATGCCTCCTGGGGCCTCGATCATGGTGCCTGGGTGCCGCTGTCACTGGCCTTTCCCGAGGCCGACATCCCGGTCGTGGCGCTGTCCCTGCCGCTCGACTACGGGCCGGCCGAGCTCCTTGCCCTTGGTGCAGCCCTGAGCTCGCTGAGGGACGACGGCATCCTGCTGGTCGCCACCGGCAGCACCACGCACAACCTGCGCCTGATCCAGCCGAAGACGGCCCCGGCGGCCGACTGGGCCAAGGCGTTCGATGCCTGGCTCGACCAGGGCCTGCTGCCCGGCGAGCCCGGGCGGATCAGCCGGCTGGAGACCGCGCCGCAGTTCCGTCTGGCGCATCCGACCGAGGAGCATCTGCTGCCGGTCTTCTTCGCGCTCGGTGCGGGAGGAACAGGGGCCAGAGGCGAGCTGCTGCATCGCAGCTACGAATACGGCACCCTGTCGATGTCCTACTACCGCTTCGCGGCCTGATCCGGCCCGCCCTGATCCGACGGAGCCAAAGCCTGCGGGGCTTCGGCCCGCCGTCAGCGCGGCAGGGTGCCGTTTGCCGACAGAACGTCGCCCACCAGATAGAGCGAACCGCAGATCAGGATGCGCGGCGGCTCCCCGTCCCGCGCCGCACAGGCCCGGATGTCGGCCAGGGCCTGGTCAAGACTGTCGAACGGCGTGGCTTCCAGCCCGGCTGTCCGGGCAAAGTCGGCCAGCTCGAACGGATCGCGGGCGGAATTGGTGGAGTTGATCGGCACGGTCGCCACATGACGGACCAGGCCCTGGAAGGCACGGAAGAAGCCGATCGGATCCTTGGTCGTCAGCATGGCCGAGACCATGTACAGCGGCCGGGGGCTTTTCTCCTCCAGTTCGCCCATATAGGCGGCGATGGTGAGCGCAGCGCCCGGATTGTGTCCGCCGTCAACCCAGACCTCGGCCCCGGCGGGGCATTTCTCGAACAGCGCGCCGTGGCGCAGCAGCTCGAGCCGGCCCGGCCAGCGCACGGAGCGGAGCCCGCGGGCAATCACCTCCGGCCCGGGCAGCAGGCCGGCCGCCTTCAGCGCCGCGATGGCGAGGCCCGCGTTGCCGATCTGGTGCGCGCCGGGCAGGGCCGGAAGCGGCAGGTCGATCAGCCCGTCCTCGTCCTGGAACACCATGCGGCCGTTGTCGGCGCTGGCGGTGAACTCCTGACCGAAGCGCCCATGGGCGGAGCGGGCGCGGGCCGCCGCCCGGTCGATGACCCGCGTGACCTCGTCCACCTGCGCGGCGGAGACGGAGGGACGGCCGGGCTTGATGATCGCCGCCTTCTCGCCGGCGATCTCCGTCAGCGTGTTGCCGAGGAATTTCTCGTGGTCATGCGAGATGGAGGTGATGACCGAAACCAGCGGCGCGTCGATGACATTGGTCGCATCCAGCCGGCCGCCCAGCCCCACTTCCAGCAGGAGCACGTCGGCCGGCTCCTCCGAAAACAGCAGCAGGGCCGCTGCCGTGGTGATCTCGAAGAACGTGATCGGGTGGCCGTCATTCGCCCGCTCGCAGCGATCGAGCGCAGCCATCAGCTGCGGATCCTCCACGAAGGCACCGGTGCTGCCCAGCCGGATCCGCTCGTTGAACCGCACGAGATGCGGCGAGGTGTAGACATGACAGCGCTTGCCATCCGCCTCCAGGATCGCCCGCAGGGTCGCCGTGACAGAGCCCTTGCCGTTGGTGCCGGCCACGTGGATCACCGGCGGCAGGCGACGCTCCGGATTGCCCAGCGCGGCAAGCAGCCGGTGCATGCGGTCAAGGGACAGGTCGATCTGCAGCGGGTGCAGCGCGAGAAGACGGTCGAGGATGGCGGTAATCTGGTCCATGGCGCCCTTGAGGCTTCTGTGTCCGGCCCGGCCGGTCGGTCCGGATCGGGCCTGATATAGGTGTCACATAGAGAGGCGCACAGGGGCTGGCACGCCGCAGGAACGGGAACGGCCCGCCGTGTTCCATTCACGACGGGCCGCTCGGAATGTCTGGCCGTCCGGCAGTCTCAGGCCGCGACGGTGGGCAGCGGCGCGTCCAGCTCCGGCAACTCGATCTGCCGCTTCATCAGGATGCCGGCGAGGCGGGCAATGGTGGCCTTCATGTCGTGCCGCTTGACGACCATGTCGACCATGCCGTGGTCGAGCAGGTATTCGGCGCTCTGGAAGTCCTCCGGCAGCTTCTCGCGGATCGTCTGCTCGATCACGCGGCGGCCGGCGAAGCCGATGACGGCGCCCGGCTCGGCAATGTGCACGTCGCCCAGCATGGCGTAGGAGGCCGACACGCCGCCGGTGGTCGGGTTGGTGAGCACGACGATGTAGGGCAGGCGCGCCTCGCGCAGCATCTGGACCCCGACCGTGGTGCGCGGCATCTGCATCAGCGACAGGATGCCTTCCTGCATGCGCGCGCCGCCGGAGGCGACGAACAGCACGAACGGCGTCCTGGCCTGCACGGCGGCCTGCATGCCGGTCAGGATCGCCTCACCGGCGGCCATGCCGAGCGAGCCGCCCATGAAGTCGAAGTCCTGCACGGCGGCAGTGAAGTCCATGCCCTCGACCTTGCCGCGGCCGACATAGACGCAGTCGTCCTCGCCGGACCGGGTGCGGTACTCCTTGAGGCGATCGACATACTTCTTGGTGTCGCGGAACTTCAGCGGATCGATGGTGACGCCCGGCGTCGCGATGCGCTCGTAGCTGCCACCGTCGAAGAAGCTCTCGAGCCGCTTGCGCGCCGGCATGCGCATGTGGAAGCCGGAGTTCGGCACCACCCAGAGATTGGCCTCCAGATCGCGGTGGAACACCATCTCGCCCGTTTCCGGGCACTTGATCCAGAGGTTTTCCGGCATCTCGCGGCGCGACAGGAAGCTGCGCAGTTTCGGCCGAACGACAGTGTTGATCCAGTTCACGGCAAAATCCGTCCGTTGTTGATCGGTCTTTGGGTCCTGCCTCAGCGGGCGCGAGCCACGCCGCCGGCAAGCGACGACACGAGGTCGGTGACGGCTGCAACGGTGCGGTCCGTCGCCTTGCCGCTGGCATCCAGGCTTTCGCGGATGGCCTCGACCAGCACCGAGCCGACCACGACGCCATCGGCGTTGCGGCCGATCTCGGCAGCCTGATCCGCCGTCTTCACGCCGAAGCCGACGGCGACCGGCAGGTCGGTGTGCGCCTTGATGCGGCCGACGGCCGCCGCGACGCGCTCCGGATCCGCCGAGGCGGTGCCGGTGATGCCGGTGATCGAGACATAATACACGAAACCGGAGGTGTTCTTCAAAACCGCCGGCAGGCGGCGGTCATCGGTGGTCGGCGTGGCCAGGCGGATGAAGTTCAGCCCGCCCTTCATCGCCGGAATGCAGAGCTCGTCATCGGCTTCCGGCGGAATGTCGACGATGATGAGACCGTCGACGCCGGCGTCCCTCGCTTCCGCCACGAAGGCTTCCGGGCCACGGACATAGATCGGGTTGTAATAGCCCATCAGGATGATCGGCGTGTCCTGGTCCGACTGGCGGAACTTGCGGACCATGTCGAGGGTCCTGTTCATGGTCTGGCCGCCGGCCAGGGCGCGCTGGGTGGCGCGCTGGATCGGAACGCCTTCCGCCATGGGATCGGAGAAGGGCATGCCCAGTTCGATCACGTCCGCACCGGCAGCCGGCAGGGCTTCCAGAATGGCCTGGGAGGTGGCGAGATCGGGGTCACCGGCGGTGATGAAGGTCACCAGGGCCGGGCGGCCCTTCTCGGCGCAGGCCTTGAAGCGGCGGTCGATGCGCGTCTCGGTCATACGGCTTTCCATCCTGTGGCGGGTCACCCGGTGTGGGGCAGGCCCGTTCTGAGCGTGTGCGCGGCCGGAACGGCACCGGGTCTCGCGCAGGGTCCGGGGGTTGGATGTAGGGGGCGGGCAGGCCCTCTGTCAACGCGAGTCCGCCCTGGTGCTGAAGAAATGGCGAAGCCGGCACAGCACCGGCCCGGCGCTCTGGCCCTGCGGTCAGGCGGCCGGCGCGGACCAGAACCCGCACCGGCAGGGGAATAGGCGCACTCAGTGCACGCCTGGACGTGACATGAGGTCGGCCGCATCCTGCCTCGCCTTGCCGGCCCATGAAAAACCCCGCAGCGGGGTGCGCCGCTGCGGGGGTCCTGGATCGGAAGGCCAATCGACGGGCAAGTTGAAGGGCCAGTCGAAAGGTCAGACAAAAGGCAAGTCAGGCCGCCCTCGCAACGCGATGCGGCGTCAGAGATCGAAGCCCAGCATCTTGCCGACGGTGAAGACGTCCTTGTCGCCACGGCCGCAGAGGTTCATGACCACGATCTGGTCCTTGCGCATCTTCGGCGCGATCTTCATCACCTGGGCCAGCGCATGGGCCGGCTCCAGCGCCGGAATGATGCCCTCGACGCGGGTCAGGAGCTTGAAGGCTTCCATCGCCTCGTCATCGGTGATCGGGACATACTTCGCCCGGCCGATCTCCTTCAGCCAGGAGTGCTCCGGTCCGATGCCGGGATAGTCGAGACCGGCCGAGATCGAGTGTCCCTCGAGGATCTGGCCGTCGTCATCCTGCAGCAGATAGGTGCGGTTGCCATGCAGCACGCCCGGCTTGCCGGCGTTGAGCGAGGCGCAGTGCTCGTTGCCCTGCAGCCCGCGACCGCCCGCCTCGACGCCCCAGATTTCCACGCCGGCGTCATCGAGGAACGGATGGAACAGGCCGATGGCGTTGGAGCCGCCGCCGACGGCCGCGACGATGGCATCCGGAAGACGGCCTTCTGCTGCCAGCATCTGCTCGCGCGTTTCCTTGCCGATGACCGACTGGAAATCGCGCACCAGCTCCGGATAGGGGTGCGGACCGGCGGCGGTGCCGATCAGGTAGTAGGTGCTGTCGACATTGGTGACCCAGTCGCGCAGCGCCTCGTTCATGGCGTCCTTCAGCGTGCCGGCTCCGGCGGTGACCGGAACGATCTCGGCACCCAGCAGCTTCATGCGGAACACGTTCGGCTTTTGGCGCTCCACGTCGGTGGCGCCCATGTAGACGACGCAGGGCAGGCCGAAGCGGGCGCAGACGGTGGCCGTGGCCACGCCGTGCTGGCCGGCGCCGGTTTCCGCGATGATGCGGGTCTTGCCCATGCGCATGGCCAGCAGGATCTGGCCGAGGCAGTTGTTGATCTTGTGGCTGCCGGTGTGGTTCAGCTCGTCGCGCTTGAAGTAGATCTTGGCGCCACCCCCGAGGCCGGAGGCCTCAGAAACTTCACGAAGATGCTGGGTCAGGCGCTCGGCGTAGTAGAGCGGCGACGGCCGGCCGGTGTAATGGGTGTTGAGGTCATCCAGCTGCGCCCGGAAGGACGGATCCGCCTTGGCGTCATTGTAGGCCTGTTCCAGATCGAGGATCAGCGGCATCAGCGTCTCGGCGACATAGCGGCCGCCGAAGATCCCGAAATGGCCCCGCTCGTCCGGTCCCGAGCGCAGGGTGTTCGCCATGGTGGTCACTGTCGTCACTCCTTCACATCTTCCGCCGATCGAACGGCTGCCACAAAGGCGCGGATCAGTTCGCTGTCCTTGACGCCCTTCGCGCGCTCCACGCCCGAGGACACATCCACGGCCCTGGCCCCGCTCGTTGCGATGGCCGTGGCCACATTCGCCGGATCCAGCCCTCCGGAAAGCATGAAGGGGCGCGGAAGGTCAAGCGCCTTGAGGAGGCTCCAGTCATAGGCGACGCCATGGCCGCCGGGGACATCGGAGTCCTTCGGCGGCTTGGCGTCGAAGAGGATGTGCTCGGACACGGTGACATAGGGCAGGGCGGCGTCGAGGTCAGCCGCCTCGCGCACGCCGATCGCCTTGATGATGCGCGTGCGCAACATCACGCGCGCGGCGGCGCAGGCTTCCGGCGTTTCCTGGCCGTGGAACTGGAACAGGTCCGGCCGCACCAGCTCGTTGATGCGCTGCAGGCTGGGCAGGTCCATGTCGACCGACAGCGCCACGATCTGGCTGCGCCCGCGCGCGATGTCGGCAAGCCGGCAGGCGTCGCTCAGGGACACATGGCGCGGGCTCTTGGGAAAGAACACCAGGCCAACCATGTCCGCCCCGGCATCAACCGCCGCTTCCATGGTCTCGGGCGTCGACAGGCCGCAGATCTTGATGAGGATGCGGGACATGGGGCGCTTTCGTGCTGGGCGCCCTGACGGGCGCGACGGGTGACGCCGCAGGGACTGCGGCAGTCCCGCGGGCGGAGGCAAGATCTAGCCGGGGTCGGGCCAGTGTCGCAACCCTGCTGTCGCAACGCTGCTGCCGCATCCCGGCGCAGGATCGCGCCTGACCGGGTGCGGCCCAGGGTGCGGCAGCGGGTCGCGGCCCGTCAGGTGACGTTGTAGGCCGCGACAGCCGCCATGTTGACGATGTCGCTGTCCTTGGCGCCCATCGGCACGATCTGCACGGGCTTGTCGAAGCCGACGAGCAGCGGGCCGATCACCGTCGAGCCGCCCAGTTCCTGCAGCATCTTGGTCGAGATGGACGCAGAGTGGAACGCGGGCATGATCAGCACGTTGGCCGGGCCGGTCAGGCGGCAGAACGGATAGGGCGCCATCTTGTCCATGTTCAGCGCCACGTCGGCGGCCATTTCCCCGTCATACTCGAAGTCCACGCGGCGACGGTCGAGGATGCGCACGGCTTCCTGCACCCGCTCGGCACGCTCGCCCTTCGGGTGACCGAAGGTGGAATAGGCCAGCATAGCCACGCGCGGCTCGTAGCCGAGGCGACGGGCCACATGGGCCGCTTCCTCGGCGATGTCCGCCAGCTCCTCGGAATTCGGCATGTCGTGCACGGTGGTGTCGGCCACGAGCACCGTGCGGCCGCGGGCCAGAACCAGCGACACGCCGATGACGCGGTGGCCGGGCTTGGTGTCGATGCACTGGCGCACGGTGTCGAGGGCGACCGAGTAGTTGCGGGTGATGCCGGTCACCATGGCGTCGGCATCGCCGCGCGCCACCATGATGGCCCCCCAGTAGTTGCGGTCGTTGTTGACCATGCGCTGGCAGTCGCGCAGCAGG includes:
- a CDS encoding phosphoribosylanthranilate isomerase, with amino-acid sequence MSRILIKICGLSTPETMEAAVDAGADMVGLVFFPKSPRHVSLSDACRLADIARGRSQIVALSVDMDLPSLQRINELVRPDLFQFHGQETPEACAAARVMLRTRIIKAIGVREAADLDAALPYVTVSEHILFDAKPPKDSDVPGGHGVAYDWSLLKALDLPRPFMLSGGLDPANVATAIATSGARAVDVSSGVERAKGVKDSELIRAFVAAVRSAEDVKE